The Xiphophorus maculatus strain JP 163 A chromosome 5, X_maculatus-5.0-male, whole genome shotgun sequence nucleotide sequence TTCATACTCTAGGATCttgatttctaaattaaatgcaGAATTTACATAGTTTGCCTGGAAACAGGACTCTGGACTAGGCCTGGGTAATAAATCGATAACAATGTATATCACGTTAGACAAAAGATCAAcgtcaaaagaaaatacttggACATCCCAAGGtttgtgcctcataactgcttcaAAATAGGTCAtgtcaccagtttggcagtgtttcagatatttataaCAAACAACTAATCCATAATTATTGAATTTGACCTGTGTGAAATGCTTATATCGTGATAAGTTTTCAGCCATATTGCCTAACTACTTCTGGAACCTTTGTGCAGcagtccagttttttttctccttaaccCATGGAAGATGTCTCTAACATTGTCTCTGGTTAAGGAGTGTCTTGGCACAGGGAATGTAGCATCTCTAACCCATGTTTAGTATTTGTATGGTGGCTCTTCTGGAATCGATTTTGCTTAACAATCCTCCCAAGGCTGGGGTTTTCCCTTTTGCTAGTGCGCCATTTCCTACCACACTTCTTCCTTGCACTCAACTTTCTGTTAATATGCTTGGATACAGAACTctgaacaaccagcttcttcaccaggggtgggcactcctggtcctcgagggccggtgtcctgcaacttttagatgcatctctacttcaacacacctgagtcaaataatgaggtcgttaacaggactctggagaacttgactgcacttaggaggagattcggctgttggattcaggtgtgttggaccagggagacatctaagagttgcaggacaccggccctcgaggaccaggagtgcccacccctgttcttCACCATGGACCTTTTGTGGCCTCTCTTGGTTGTGAAGAATGTTTTCTGGACATCTGTCGAGTTAGCAGTCTTCTCTGTGATTGTGTAGGTTACTGAcctggagagagaaagagactgTTCAAAGGCTTAGGaaacctttgcaggtgttttgagttaattagctgattaggGTGTGACACCACTAGCTTAACAATATTGacctttttcaaagtaatgtaattttttaaaaagatttggaATATATCACTATGTGTGAAGATTCTAGATAATATATAATTTCACTTTCGAAGATAACTGGCAAGAAATATTGCACATTTATGcaatattctatttttttagatgtattaGACTAGTAGCTCAGCAGCATGTGAATGGGTGTGTGACTGAATGCAGTGTAAATGCTTCGGGGTCTTATAGACTTGATAAAGTGTGATACAAGTACAAGCCATTTTAAATCACTGCCgaccaaaaagaacaaaagaacacCAAAGCTcatatttggcaaaaaaaaaaatcttgatgaTACTCAATGGGCAAAAACTAGTGAAGAAATATTAGAAAGTTTTTGAACAGAGCTTTTCATACtggccctgtgacagactggcgacctgtccagggtgtaccccgcctctcgcccaaaacgttcgctggagataggcaccagcacctctcacgaccccattagggacaagggtgtacagaaaatggatggatggatggactgattttTTAAAGCTCTCCAGGAGATTATCCAGCCATCAGTTCATCATGACTCAAGCACTTAGCAGGACAGTGATCTAATTCGCACAAGTATGCGATGAAATGGGTCAgtggttataaaaaaaaaaatacagaagggAAGTTTTGCTCAGTCTGACTAGGCCACTTTAACTTGATTGAGTGCCTTTGCATTATCTTAAACAATCTGTGCGTACTCAAATGTGGTTAAGTTAAAACTAATTCTGCATAGAGACTGAACCAATATCCTACACAGAAATGTAAAGACTCAAACGATTGTAGTTGTTGCCCCTAAAAGTGGCACAACCAGTTGTTATTTGGGTGCAACTGAATTGTTTATTGGGTAAGGCTGGTTTATATGTGTCTCCATTAATATTTGCAAGACGATCTGAgccatttgattaaaaaaaaaaagcaatctcAAGGGGTAGAGAGGGGGGTTTTTACAGCCCTGTATAAGGTACAGAGAGGCATAAAAACTGGCTTTAGCATACATTCCAGTTGTGCTCCAGCCTGAATGCTGAAGTCAGTTACTTATGTATGTCCACAGTGTCTGAGTGGCTCCGGTTGCTGCCTCTCCTTGGCATTTTGGCCCTGCTGGGCTACCTGACCATTCGTCCGTTCCTgcctaagaaaaaaaagcagagagacAGCTTGATCAACCTGAAGATCCAGAAAGAGAACCCCAGAGTGGTCAACGAGATAGACATTGAGGACTTGAACAGCGCAAATGTGTGTTACTGTCGATGCTGGCGCTCCAAAACTGTGAGTTGACTTCTTGGCTTTGACCGTAGAATCCTATACAAGCTAACCTGCAGTGACAAGTGAGCCTGTGTTTTGTCGTGCATTCTGAAgtgataaaagttaaaaagcTGTTATATTGCCATATTAAGACAGATATAGTATCATTAGGAGTTTATGCAACTTTCTGATTCactaaaataaagttatttcctgtttttagtttCCTGTTTGTGACAGGTCACACTTAAAGCACAACGAATTAACCGGGGACAACGTGGGACCTCTTATCCTCAAAAAGAAGATACTATAATTGACCATTTACATCTGACTAGTCTGTACTTCATCTTTTCCtggtattttgttttccttataAAATGCAGTCCATTGAATTTTTCTAGTTGGGGtagttttgtggattttttttgtgttttgtttttttagtcaaGCTCTCATTGATTTTCTAATTTAGATACACAATTGTTTATATATGACTTTAAAAGTGTTTGACTCTATACGTTGGGATTAAATTCAATTTCACTGGGACCACTTTAATGGAACAACCCAAAGCGTTAACTTTATGATACCTTCTTATAATGTGACCTGGAGCGTGACGGCTGGTGTTTGTTCCACTCGGTATAATGgttgtttaaatgaaatacCCAATTTATTAATCCAACTTGCATGTAACATTTTGCCTTGTATGCCTTCATTTAGTTGTTTCTAGACCATTTGCCAGCTTGAGTGCCAAATTGTTTTTACCACAACACTTTAGAGGTGTAATATATTTTCTGATAGATCATGTATGTAATGATGAATGTATGTATTCATACTGTATGGGATACTTACTGTAGATTCTTGATTTGTTCATAGACATTTATTGCTATGAGTTTTGTTGTGTTGAAACATTTCAAGCCACTGTGCTGTTGAGGTTTCAGAACTGCAACAAGACTTTTCTGTTTGAGTTGCTGTATTCACTGCATTTGGCTTTTTGGCAGAATACTTCCTGTAGTAtgaagcaaaaattattttcacaccTAATGTTGGTTTTTACAGTTAGTTCTCTATTTAT carries:
- the cisd2 gene encoding CDGSH iron-sulfur domain-containing protein 2; translated protein: MVLETISKIIKVQLPAYLKKLPLPETIGGFARLTVSEWLRLLPLLGILALLGYLTIRPFLPKKKKQRDSLINLKIQKENPRVVNEIDIEDLNSANVCYCRCWRSKTFPVCDRSHLKHNELTGDNVGPLILKKKIL